GACAAAGTTGACTTGTTGATGCTCTGCACCTTATGTGCTACTTATAGACTCTTGTGAGAATGTACCTGGGAACGAAAGCCCTGGCAGTAGTGACTACTATGCTGTACATTGTGTGTCTGTCTAATGTCTTTCCAAAGGTCCAGGTAGCTCAtgtcccaaatcaaatcaaatgttatttgtcacacgcttcgcaaacaacaggtgtaggccAACGGCGAAATGCTTACTGACTGGGCCCTTTTCTCACAGGGCAGAGTTAAagatacatttaaataaaaacattagaATAGAAATAGTGACAAGAGGAATGAAACACAGTGAATAACGGAGAACAATAACGAGTCAAAATAACACGCTATAAACATGTACCGgaaccgagtcgatgtgcagggctacaaggtaattgaggttactatgtacatacagtatggtacagtaggggtaaagtgactaggcgaCAGgttagataatagacagtagcagcagtgtatgtggtgagtgtgaaaatgtgtgtgtgtgagagtgtcagcacgcatgtgtgtgtgggcgtatgtagtgtgtgtgtgtgtgtgttggggtgtgagtgtaagtatgtgtgagtgtgtgggtccAGTGTGCCAACAGTCAGTGCAcgagagttagtgcaaaaaaggCCAATACAGTTtttccgggtagccatttgattagctatttagcagtcttctTTAGCAGTCTTCTTTAGCAGTCTTCTTTAGCAGTCTCATGGCTCGGGGGGGAGAagttgttcagggtcctgttggttccaggctGGTACCAcatgccgtgtggtagcagagagaacagcctatggcttgggtggctggagtctttgacaattttgggGGGTTTTCCTCTGATACCACCTGGTGAAGACGTGCTGGATGGCAGAGAGCtcggcccaagtgatgtactgggccgtacgcaccacCCCATTCTGGCGATGTTGTGAGAGAGTTGGTTGGTTCCCCAGTAGCCGGAAAGTGTCTGGTCTACTCCACCTTTCCTTAGGGAGCCTCATCGTCTGCTGTCATCTTAACCCTGTCTACattcctatgtgtgtgtgtgtgtgtgtgtgtgtgtgtgtgtgtgtgtgtgtgtgtgtgtgtgtgtgtgtgtgtgtgtgtgtgtgtgtgtgtgtgtgtgtgtgtgtgtgtgtgtgtgtgtgtgtgtgtgtgtgtgtgtgtgtgtgtgtgtgcgtgcaagcaTATTTTTGTTGTGATTGTACGTGTGCATGATGGATGCGCAGCGCTATGCCTTAAAAAAACATTCAAATCCATTGGCTTTTGTCCatcacacgcatacacactcacacacacacacacacattcacacacaaaacacatctGTTCCTCTTGGCATGTACGTGTTTGCACTCAGTCTGCGTGGTGCGTACGCGTAAAGGTTTGTTGAGGAAGGCGAGTGGCGGGCTGAAAGTCTGGGGCCGCCCGCGTCATTAGCCTCTTAATCGCCCCAGCTGGAATAAATTATAATACACTCTAATAAAAACCACCCAGCAGGCAACCAGCAGGCAACCAAATATTATTCTAATGATTTCATCTGTCACGCTTcgagataaaaaaaaatgttttgtcctAGCTTCAGCCTCATACATGAAATCATAAAGCAGTGAATGCCGTGGTCATCAGAGAGCTGTGTCGTGTGTTAGCGATGTAAAGAGAGGGGTGAGGAACATTCCAGATGCATTAGGTGTAGGTGTGTCGCTTTCAGGTGATTATGAGAATGGTCCACACAGGTGCGCTGGTTGAGCAAGTtaggaagaagaaaaaaaacgacGTTCTTGCGATGTGTGTAACGTGAGCTTGCCCAAGTTGGTGTGGGTGAGTTGAAGATTTCCACGACATACAGTCATTATGACTTGGggcagccagtgtgtgtgtttgtgtgtgtgtgttagagagggaaggagagggagagagagggagagagagggagagagagggagggagaaggagagagagagggagggagggagggagggagggagggagggagggagggagggagggagggagggagggagggagggagggagggagggagggagggagggagagggagggaggagggagggagggagggagggagggagggagggagggagggagggagggagggagggagggagggagagggagagagggagagagagggagggagggagggagggagggagaggagagggagtaagagggagtaagagggagggagagggagggagagggagagagagggagggagagggagagagagggagagagagggagagagagggagagagagggaaggagagagagagagggagggggagagagagggagagggagagggagagagagggagggagagagagggagagggagggagagggagagggaggaagggagggagggagggagggagggggagggagggagggaggggagggagggagagggagggagagggagggagagggagagagaggggagagagggagggagaggagagagagagggagagagagggagagagagggaaggagagagagagagggagggggagagagagggagagagagggagagagagggagagagaggaaggagagagagagagggagggggagagagagagggagagggagggagagggagggagggagggagggagagagagagggagagggagagagagggagggagagagagggagagggaggaagggaggagagggagggagagggagagagagggaaggagagagagagagggagggagagagagggaggggagagagagagagagagagagagagagagagagagagagagagagagagagagagagagagagagagagagagagagagagagagagagagagagagagagagagagagagagagagagagagagagagagagagagagagagagagggagggaggagggaggagggagggagggagggagggagggagggagggagagggagggagagggaggagggagggagagagagggagagagagagggaggagagggagagagagagggagagagaggggagggagggagggagggagggagagggagaggggagggagggagggagagggagagggagagggagggagggaggagagagagggagagagagggagagagagggcgagggagggagagggagagagagagggagagagagggcgagggagggagggagggagggagagggagagggagagagagggagagggagggagagagaggggggagggagagaggagggagagggagagagagggaggagggagggagagagagagagagggagagggagagagagggagggagagggagagagagggagggagagggagagaaggaatcTGGGGGAAAGAAACACGGGAAGAACAACAGGAAGGGAAAGTGGCGGGACCAGGCGTAACACGAAGACAGCGGCCGCGGATAAATCAGCCGGCTGCGGTGACACTGGGCCCTCTCGCCCCGGCAACACTCGGCAGCACTCTTCCGCAAAAACACTATTCATTTAGAGGGCTTAGGAAAAATACCAAcacaagggagagaggggagagagaaatgaagatagggagaaaaagaaaaacagaggttgggaaagagagagacatgcagataaagaagaatggagagacagggaacacagggggggtgggaggggggcAGTGGAAAGAGATATGGAAAAGGACAAGTGGTGATAGAGAGACTGAGtcaaagagagaaggggagcgtaTATAGAGagtatatatctgtatatatatcacttctctctctttaactcttgTCTCTCTATCACCCCTTGTGGACTAAGAAAACGAGAGACTAAAAGACAGAGCGTGAAGAGacgtagagagagggaaagagagacacttCTGTTGGTCTGTTTTGATCTGTGGGTTCAGAGGGCCAGCGAGCAGACCGCCCTGCCTGATTACACACACAAATCTCTCGTCTTCGTGCGCATGGGGTCACTCTACCGTCTGGTCCGGGTCAGACATCATCTAATATGTCTGAGAGCACCCCCTTTCCCCACCTCACCCCTCACCTCCCCCGGAAGACTTGATTAGTCCCATGTCagcggagagaggggggggggggggggctaatgCAGGGATGTCACCATccaggatggatggagaggggggCGGCTTGACGGAGAGGATGGCAGATAATGAGGCCAAATGGAGTTTAGTGGCTTCTCTCCCCGTTTAGATTAGCTGGAGAAACACAGGGAGATGGTGGACGTACTCTAGATGGATGTATGGCAGGGTGTCCTCTGACTCCCccccacaaccaccacccccacccacccactcccccTTCTGCAAGTAACCTTTGAACCTtcattaggggggggggggggggggtcctcaaTCTAGTTTACGAGCCTTGGGACGCCACGGGAAAGGCTGTACAGTTGTGGCTCTCTAATCTCTAATCGTACTCTAATTGTCCTGTAGCGTTGCCTCAAGTGGAGAGGCATCGGGCAGAAGGACATTACTTTGGGTGGGGCTGCCTGAGTTAATGGCTAGTGAGCAGAGTCCCACGCTCACAGCTTATTTTCCCAGGGTATTACTGTGTCTgttcttgctcacacacacacacacacacacactcacatgcacgcgcgcacacactcacacacacgcatacacacacgcacacgcacacacacacacaaacccacacacaccctGTGAACTTCTTGTAAACCCTACTCTGACACTATAGCATGATTAGCTGTCATTAGGGCGTCGTTATGTGTTCGTGCCATAAATGTCTCAGTTATCTAGCTGTGTCGAACTCAATCGATTCTCAGCTCAGTACCGAGATGAGATAGGGAGAGTGCAGAATTAGAAAACACTTCGCTCGAGTCTGCAGGGAAAACTAGGACGTTCAGCTCTACGTCGTTTATATTCATCGAGACGTATCTTTTCCTCTTAGAGTAATGACGACATCTGTCATTTCTTTCGTTGTAGGATGATGGTAAAGCAGACCGGTTGAGAGGAGAGAAGTCATGGCCCAGCCCAGGTCTCAGTCTCTGCGTGAACCTCCAAACTTTGAATGCTTTGAACCAAATCTAGGGTCAGCTTtaccctcccccaatcctaacgGCAAACTGACTCACTAGTTAAGTGCCAAATTCATCCTACTTTGAACAATAGACAGGTCAGACACCGCACTCTGACCTCTAGTTCCTGACTCCAGAGGGCACAAGGCCATTAAGGCCTGTAGTTTGTAATTAGTCACTCATTTGGGTGGTAACCCGGCTGGATGTTAACGCTATGACCTCCAGCACTGGGCCTTTTTCCCCGCGCTGCAGACAGGCCAGTTAGCAACTATGGTCTCATTATTTGGTTGAAGCACCTGTATAGGTAAGCTGTGGGAAGTAAATTAGAGCAATAGAGATATAAAGTACAGTAGCTCCACTAGTTATTATTCTCCAGTCAAGTCAACTGGCTTTAGCTCATTGGTGGTTTTTAGCAGGACTACTTATTAAGGTTCTCctacgcatgtacacacacacactgcacacactgaATATATCCTCTGCTTAATCACTGTTATCCCCCTGTGCTTGAGTTTCCTAGGAGATGGGGCCTTGGCAACACATAGCAATACATGAACATTAAGGAAAACAAAGTGGTGCTGTTTTTACAGCCATGTGTATCCAGCAAACAACTTCACGTGGACTTCAGCAGTACATTTCTTGATATCGCGCCAGACTTACTGCATTTGTTTAAACAGCACGTTTTGTACTGCTACAGTGGTAAATGTGAAAATAAAAGATGACGCCAAATGAAACGAACACCCCCACCTCCCTGTCACGGTTTTAAGGCCAGTGAAAGTCGATTGGGGTTCGTTTtaaggccctctctctctctctctctctctctctctctctctctctctctctctctctctctctctctgtctctctgcctcgctctgtctTGAACTTTCGCTagcgaacttgcaacattgtgTCGACTGGGTCCAACCCACGAGCAAACCTGCTACATGATCAACTTTGGTCCCAGCACGCTAGTGGATCTTACATAATAGTTTCACAGTTGATGAGCTCCGCACAGACAGAGCTGTATTTGCGTCTCGTATTTTAGCCTCTTCTCAGGTGTCCCGACTTGTCTTTCGGACCCCAAAAAAAGGTACATTTGTCACCAAGATGCATCAATTCATTCACAAGAGTGTAGTACTAATGACATATCCCGAAAGTCATAAAACGTTCTCTCGGAGGATTGAAGCTATGAGTAGTGGTGTTTCAAACCCCCACACTCCAATTTACTGAAAGACATTAAACATATGGTATAGGAATTTCAATGAACAACGTGGGACTTTAAAGCGCACCACTGGAAGCGTCAAGAAGTGAACGACTTAAGCGTTTCGTTTCCTCTTCTCCCTGAAATAAACCCTaacttcactcctctcctcccccactcctccccctctctcccttcatgcaGATCCACCATGTTCCCTGCTAACCTCTTGGTCCTGATGGTCCTGCTGCTACCTCAAGCCTCGTCTGGTCGCCAGGGCGGAGCCACCGAGCCCGATGGTAGTGTGTCGTCGTTGTTATCGTCATCACCAACCCCCCTGGACCCTAGCCTGGCCCAGACCATCCAGAACCTGCTGCTGAGCCGCCTGGGCCTGCAGTCCCACCCCAACCCCCGGCCAGGTGCCCCCGTCCCACAGTACATAGTGGACCTCTATCGCTTCCACTCCCAGCAGTACCACCTAGTCCAGGATCCACACTTCAGCTATCCCAGCCAGCATGTCCAGGAGGCCAACACCGTGCGCAGCTTCCACCACACAGGTAACATTACACATGTGGTCTGGGCCCAATATCCCCAAAGCGTCTGATATTAGTTTAGCCTttaagatcataatgaataagatcaTATGGACAGATCCTGGATCAGCACTCCTAATCTGAGGCTCTGTGTGGATAGTTTGCAACGCAGTTCTACCTTGTCCTGCCACTGATTGGGATCAGTTCCACATCACGTTTTTTAATGGACACTGTTCTACACATCCCATTTGTAGTTTCAGTCCGGGTTAGATGGCATTGATGGCGACAGGGCTGTGAtacccagtctgtttctgttatGACTCCACCTTGGCAGTCAGTAGGCTCCAAAGTCAGACCCTCTATTTTCCATTTGATAACGTGGATGTTTCCATAACAGTCACAAGCTAACCAGCAACAAGTGGAGGTCCTATTCTGATGTTAGTGTGTGCAATGAAAAGCTTATCTAGCTGTTTATGGCACTGAATGTGTTTGACATTTAAAGTTAAGGGTTGACAGGTCAATTTACCTTGTATTCGACATTGTGAGATTACAATGTTTGATATAGGAAATCCTACAAGAGAGACCTCCATGGAACTGCAGAGAACATCAGTTTTGTTTTACAAATTGAACCTTCTTCTCTGAACTatcttaacctctctctctctctctctctctctctctctctctctctctccctccctctctctctctctctctctccctccctccctccctccctccctccctccctctctccctctacctccctccctccctccctccctcccccccctccctcccagagTCTACCAGTCCCTCACTCCCCCTTGAAAAGAGGCAGACCACCGCGAGCAACAACAGGGTCCCCATCTCCTTCAACGTGTCGTCCATCCCCCAGGATGAGCGTGTGGTGTCTGCAGAGCTACGTTTCTTCCGGGGTGGTGGGGCCAGCCCGGGCCCTGGGGCCCACAGGGTCAGCCTGTTCCTCTCTGGAAGCCCTGGGGACTCTGAGTCTGAGCCCACTCTGCTGGAGTCACGGGTCCTCACACGGGCCCCCAACACCAAGCCAGCTGTCTCCTGGGAGGCATTCAGCCTCAGCACCGAACTCTTCCTGGGGGACCACGCTCAGACTGGGAGCCTGGCCTTCCTCCTGGAGGTGACCCCTCTGGGTAACACCACCCTCCTCACCCCCCCTGACCATGATGCTCTACCACCTTCCACTGGGGAGGAAGGACGAAGAGTGGGACACCTGAGGGTGCGCAGATCTCTGGGACAGGACGAACACAGCTGGGCACGAGAGAGACCCCTGCTGGTTACTTACAGCCATGACGGGCGTGGAGAGGCACTAGCCGCCCATGTCCGGAGAACCTCTGGCACTGCCCagaggatgagggggaggaagggggccAGAGAAAGGGGCAGGAGTAGCAGCAGCAACCGGGGAAGGGACAGAAacaaggacagggagagggacaggggccGGAGTGCCAGCCCTGGCTGGGGCGGTAGCTGGGACGAGGGTGGAAGAGTGAAGCGTAATGGTGGCCGCGCAGCAAAGCTGAAGCGTCTGTCCCGCACCCGCTGCCGCCGCCACCCGCTCTACGTGGACTTCAAAGACGTGGGCTGGAACAAGTGGATCGTGGCGCCTAGCGGCTACGACGCCTTCTTCTGCCTGGGGGAGTGTCGCTTCCCGCTCGCCGACCACATGAACTCATCCAGCCACGCCATGGTGCAGACGCTGGTGAACTCGGTGAACGGAGCCGTGCCGCGGGCCTGCTGCGTGCCCACCGCCCTCAGCCCCATCGCCATGCTCTACCTGGACCCGCAGGACCGCGTGGTGCTCAAAAACTACCAGGACATGGTGGTGGAGGGCTGTGGATGTCGGTGACGGGAAacacaagagagggagggaggagagagatggaaggagagattgATGGCGTAAAGACAGAGGGCAAGGACAGAACCCAGCCCAGCAGGACCACGTGAAATAAGAGGACCTGGATCTTGTGGCGGAGGGATGCAAATACCTAGTACTAGCGGGGGACCGGAGAGATGGATGAGGCAGGAAGAGAAGAGACGGGAATGTAGAACCCAATCCAGCAGGAACAAGTGCTTTCTAAGAAGTGCATGGTGTCGGAGGGCCACAGCTGTCGGTAGTGGAAATAAAGAGGAGTAGAAAGAgcggagaagaaagagagagagagagagagagagagagagagagagagagagagagagagagagagagagagagagagagagagagagagagagggggaaaaacagagacagaggagccccCTTAGGACACACAGTGCAGTGCTTCAGAAGTACCACACAGTGAGAGTAtgaagagaagacagagggaacgacagagagggagagaaataacgAAGCAGTCTTCCACATCCCGGTAGGGGAAGAGGATGCTGCTGACAGgagaagaggggaacgacagccaggagtagaggagaagagaatccTCCCATTagccccacctcctctccttcaaTAGCACTCCACTCGCTGACAGCCCTGTGCTTGTTCAGTGCTCCCTCGCCAGCCCTCTACGTGTCTGTaacgtgtctgtgtctgtgtctctccgtgcTTAGTGTGTCGCTCACCTCCTTCCAGCATCAGTCTGTAAAGGAGACGCACTCAATCAGTGG
This DNA window, taken from Oncorhynchus gorbuscha isolate QuinsamMale2020 ecotype Even-year linkage group LG13, OgorEven_v1.0, whole genome shotgun sequence, encodes the following:
- the LOC123993072 gene encoding bone morphogenetic protein 4-like gives rise to the protein MFPANLLVLMVLLLPQASSGRQGGATEPDGSVSSLLSSSPTPLDPSLAQTIQNLLLSRLGLQSHPNPRPGAPVPQYIVDLYRFHSQQYHLVQDPHFSYPSQHVQEANTVRSFHHTESTSPSLPLEKRQTTASNNRVPISFNVSSIPQDERVVSAELRFFRGGGASPGPGAHRVSLFLSGSPGDSESEPTLLESRVLTRAPNTKPAVSWEAFSLSTELFLGDHAQTGSLAFLLEVTPLGNTTLLTPPDHDALPPSTGEEGRRVGHLRVRRSLGQDEHSWARERPLLVTYSHDGRGEALAAHVRRTSGTAQRMRGRKGARERGRSSSSNRGRDRNKDRERDRGRSASPGWGGSWDEGGRVKRNGGRAAKLKRLSRTRCRRHPLYVDFKDVGWNKWIVAPSGYDAFFCLGECRFPLADHMNSSSHAMVQTLVNSVNGAVPRACCVPTALSPIAMLYLDPQDRVVLKNYQDMVVEGCGCR